The following proteins come from a genomic window of Nostoc sp. ATCC 53789:
- a CDS encoding ferritin-like domain-containing protein has protein sequence MQELDYKKTIDLLNAIMEFELAGVVRYTHYSLMVTGPNRIPIVAFFKAQASESLLHAEQVGEILTGLDGHPSLKIAPMEETYQHKVKDILEESLSHEKKALDLYKNLLETVTNASIYLEEFARGMIGQEEMHNLELKKMLRDFS, from the coding sequence ATGCAAGAACTTGACTATAAAAAGACTATCGACTTGCTGAACGCCATCATGGAATTTGAACTAGCAGGAGTAGTGCGTTATACACATTATTCTTTGATGGTGACTGGCCCTAACCGTATTCCAATTGTCGCTTTTTTCAAAGCACAGGCAAGCGAGTCTTTACTTCATGCTGAACAAGTAGGAGAAATTCTTACCGGTTTAGATGGGCATCCCTCCCTGAAAATTGCCCCAATGGAAGAAACTTACCAGCATAAAGTCAAGGATATCTTGGAAGAAAGCTTATCCCATGAAAAAAAGGCATTGGATTTGTATAAAAATCTGCTCGAAACTGTCACCAATGCTAGTATTTATCTTGAAGAATTCGCTCGTGGCATGATTGGGCAAGAAGAGATGCATAATCTCGAACTGAAAAAGATGTTACG
- a CDS encoding helix-hairpin-helix domain-containing protein, with translation MIKVRYICLTVATAAIITLSSCSSTPTAENPSAPVASTPATEAVSNNSHSGHGSKEKININTAILSQLDKFEAKLGVPALSNKIQAGRPYGSPEDLVTKKVITQEQFDQIKDQVGVQEVALTGEAKDVDYMSKLGLMKGHLLVAQELLDQNQPKQAEPHIGHPVEEIYVDVEDQLNERKVKEFKTTLVSLQDLVKSSPKDSKVKTNFTSSVQAVDGAIAALPEAQRSKPGFVLQVINELLDSANSEYGAAIANGKITAPIEYQDSRGFVVYANDLYKGISSQVAQADPEAHKAIDSSFAELIKVWPAAIPPAKAVKTPSDVTKLVKTIEENSQKVVDKSNTQAQR, from the coding sequence ATGATAAAAGTTCGTTATATCTGCTTAACTGTTGCAACTGCGGCAATAATTACATTGAGTTCCTGTAGCAGTACACCAACCGCAGAAAATCCATCAGCACCAGTTGCTAGTACCCCAGCTACAGAGGCAGTAAGTAATAACAGTCATAGTGGTCACGGTAGCAAAGAAAAAATTAACATTAACACTGCTATTTTGTCACAATTAGATAAGTTTGAAGCCAAACTAGGTGTTCCAGCTTTATCTAACAAAATCCAGGCAGGTCGTCCTTATGGCAGCCCAGAAGATTTAGTTACTAAAAAAGTAATTACTCAAGAACAATTTGACCAAATTAAAGACCAGGTTGGTGTTCAAGAAGTGGCACTCACTGGAGAGGCAAAAGATGTTGACTACATGAGCAAATTGGGCTTAATGAAGGGGCATCTTTTGGTAGCACAAGAACTGCTAGATCAGAATCAGCCAAAACAAGCAGAGCCTCATATTGGACATCCTGTTGAGGAAATTTATGTTGATGTAGAAGACCAATTAAATGAGCGCAAAGTCAAAGAATTTAAGACAACATTAGTGAGTTTGCAAGATTTAGTAAAATCTAGTCCGAAGGATAGCAAAGTTAAAACTAATTTTACTTCTTCAGTGCAAGCAGTTGACGGAGCGATCGCAGCTTTGCCAGAAGCTCAACGCTCAAAACCAGGATTTGTGCTACAGGTAATTAACGAACTGCTAGATTCAGCTAACTCCGAATATGGCGCTGCGATCGCAAATGGTAAAATAACCGCGCCCATCGAGTATCAAGACTCCCGTGGTTTTGTCGTTTACGCCAATGATTTATACAAAGGAATTTCTAGTCAAGTAGCTCAAGCAGATCCCGAAGCGCACAAAGCGATCGATTCTAGTTTCGCTGAACTAATAAAAGTTTGGCCCGCCGCCATCCCACCAGCTAAAGCAGTCAAAACCCCTAGTGATGTCACCAAGCTGGTGAAAACCATTGAGGAAAACTCTCAAAAAGTAGTTGACAAATCCAATACCCAAGCACAGCGATAA